Within Spinacia oleracea cultivar Varoflay chromosome 4, BTI_SOV_V1, whole genome shotgun sequence, the genomic segment ATTGGTTCTTCTGATAGTGTTTGGTTCAGCAGCTGCAGTTTGATTTTCTGACTTCTGATATGTGCAGATTGGTTTTGCTATTATCTTTTTAATTTCCCTTTCAGCTGTGCTTATGCGTATGTTACGCTGTTACACTTACGTTGTTATGTTTTTAATGAGTATCATTCATTGGTGTTATTgttgtaggagtcgccattcaatttttaacgacaatgagaaaaactgacaaaactcggttatcgtgacataaagggagtgcaattatgttcgaccacgacggccataggttcccttgtgatccctggtgtggggatcgctcaacgtacacccgcagggcagagattgagagttcgaggGCCTGTAACTAcagagaggagtgctcatcgataactccagaggcaggttatccttactagctcagcataaataattgaagggatatgcgtttaaactattaaactattctgaattgattttagcaatatgcaacacataatactaaatcgatcgtgattatcttatttagattgatttaaggtacctagcatgataattcaattgtccagggtattatcttattaggcgtgatagatcaatcatgttaattgttgtgggaacttttacggtgctgatgtggcacgcgctcctcggaggtatcaagtatgacttggcacgaacttctggcaacctgcaaaacaagaatattcccgtaggaatattccctccgatgcttaagtaagtataagctagagagataagtgatttgtagagagaaggcagagcaaagacaaGTTTGTTGTGGTTAGgcaagaattgaatgccctttttaacttgggatctgagctatttatagtgctagggttccttggggactgcaccctcaaccctaactatgggacacgtgccccttggggatttaggacatgTGGCCTTTGTCCTGCAATGATGGTCCTCCCATATTTGGACCGGCTTTTAAAGAtaatgggctttgcccaatgggGCTCTGTCTTTATTCTGGTGGAGTAGCAGGGCTTTGAGCCTTCTTTCCAGGCCTGGGCCCATCTGATCAGTGTGAGTTTGTAGgctgcctctttgggctttgtgggagatttgttcaagcccacatcatttgcccctcatgaggagtgaaaacagacgttagttttcactgctcttggagtGTCCAACAGGGTGAtgacgcgtggcaggggtaatcatttcttacccctctataaataagtggccaaTTTGAGTGATTTTCCCCCTCATTTCCAGTGATCACTTGAGAGCAAATAGGAGAAAGCGATTTCCGGCATCTTCTATCCACCGACATCCACCGTAGCACCGCCACGATCTTCAAAGTCgtgttcttgcagttcttcatccaagttctttcacaaactcccttttgatttatcaggtaaaggttttctttggaaaaatgtgtttgttgattttgattccTCCAAATTTTCTTCTTAGTCTTGCATGGGTCTCGTCAAACTGAAGGCGTCATCTTGTCCTGTTGACGTCTTCTGTTTTCAAGTTTGCCCCTGTTTTGAAGCAAATCCTGGGTTGTTGCAGGATTTAATGGCGCGAATAGAAGACGAGGAGCAGTTTGAGGGAGAGTCCTCTTCTCCTATAGAGGACGTCCCAGAAAGCACCGATGCCGCGCCGGCTAGCACGTCAGGTGGGGAGGAAGGTCACCTTCATCCCAGCGCCATCTTCCCACTTCAGACGTGGCTGAATTTCCTCACTCTAGAGGGGAAAACTTTTGGGGCGTCTCTGAATCTAGGTTCGGAGTATAAATTCCGCATGCCGGCTGGCATGGACTACACCAGCTTTGGACTGGTGAAAGGAGAGTTCGCCGTTTACGGCTCgtttttgaagctgggtatgagATTCCCCCCTCACCCCTTTGTGGTGGAGTTGCTGGACATCTTCAATATTGGCCTGTGCCAAATGTCCCCGAACTCCTGGGCGGGTGTGTTTGGCTACATTGCTCGCTGTGAGCTTGCCGGCATCACCCCTTCTCTTCCGGCGTTCCTAAGAATCGCCTCTATGTCTCAAGTTTCGAAAGCCGCCGCGGGCTGGCTGATTCTTACATACAAAGGGGCCTATCGGACGGTGATGGGGAAGGCGTCTAAGTGGCATCACTTgaggaagaagtgggtggtTATCAAAACCACCAATCTGGAGATGTGTGAGAGGATGAGACGCTGGAATGCCAAGCCCAACTTCGTTGGGAGAGGTGCTTCTTTACCTCCCATCTCCGCCGAGCTCTGGGAGCGGATTTCGTCGCTGTTCCTGGTCAAGCCGCTCGTCATCAAAGACAAGACGgcctacatacccgaggggtggttgcctcatctgAATCAACTAAGCAATCCCACTTTCCTCTCGGCTGTAGGcctgtgtccgtatatgccgagaggtaatgtatctatacttCCAATTCTTCTGTTTAATCAAAACCGCACTAAATGTCTTTATCTCGTTTTGCCAGACGAGGACATGGGTCAGCTGGATGATGCCTCCAAAGGACAAGTGGACAGGCTGTCTTGGTTGACGAAGGTACTTGATGCCAGTACCTTCAAAGCTTGGAAACGTCAGCAGGCAGCCGAGCAAGCCATTCATGAGCAGATGGCTCCCCCTCCTGCTGAGGAGGAGAAGGTATTAATTAAATCTTCAGACGTGATTTCCTTTGTTGtttacaacttttttttttttatcatcatttttttttagaagACGAGGAAGGCGAGCACGGACGCGGCTCCTACTCCCAAACGCAGGGCTGGCGGTACAGGGAGACCCGTCTTCAAGTCGACGACGTCGAAGGCTTCTAAGGGTTTTGCCGTCCCCAAGGCTGCATCTGCTTCTCCTAGCTTGGAGAAAACTGGAGGGACAGCTGATCCCCTTGCGGGGATTCCTGAAGTCGTCCGCCGCAACATCCCTCTGAGGGCGGCGGAGAGAGCTAGGAATTctgggggtaagttttactccaacatcgtaaccacccgccgttcctcgtctagcagttctatagtttcccccagggattctaaggccgttgtttttcccatagaaattcccgatcctcagaaagacatagatgctgaattggatcagatcccttcttcaggcgggttcaATTCTCATGACCGTAGGAAGATAATGACGCTGATGCGCAGTGCCATTCCTCCCCAATATGCTGAAACCCTTCCTGAGGCGGCCGAGAATATGCTTGCCGCCATGCAGTCCTCGGCGCTGGACGTAAGTTTCGTTATACCTTTATTTCTACAcactcgtttctttttgtttgacttACTATTTTTGCGCAGATGTTCATTCTGCTGGACTCGCTGAAAAAGTGGCGCACTGCTTTGGTGCATGAAGAAGCTCGTCACCGTCTTCTGGCCAGTCAGTGTGGTGACCAGCATTTTGCTCAACTGGAGAAGCTTCGCTTAGACAGGCGGGAGCAGATTGACGCTGTGACTACCGCCCTGGCCTCTCAAAATGCTGAGAACACAACTCGTCTCCTGCATattgatcagaacttttctGAAATGGAGGATCTTTCCAAGAAGATAAAGGAGAAAGAGGCTGAGTTTTCTCGTCTGGAGACTCAGTTTAAAAAGTTGGAGGTTCAACTGGAGGCGGCTAGCAAGGAAGTTGATTCGTCACAGAGTGTCCTCGCCCAGTCGGCCATGTTGGGTGAGAAATCGATTCGAAGGGGtatggagcttgcatggaatgctgaatttgcaagagaacgtcccttcagctggtttgagaggtttctcacctatcagattgaggtggagaaggctcaaAGGGAAGGACGCACCCCTCCTGAGTTCGTGCCCAGCGAGGATGAGGAATGAGTTCCTACGCgtctttgtttttattaatgtgtttttgtttgttgttttttttttttgacgccATGCTTGGTGGCTTTTGTGCATAATTcttgtaattatgactaactTAATGGGAATGACATGATGCCCTTTTGAACGTCTTACTGCTTTTTAGCTTTCAGCATATTTTTTATGATTACGTCCGACGCCCCCTATTTGAGTCGTCAGATGTCTGCCCTGGTCTTTTTGCCAAGGTCTTTTGCTACTTTATATAGCTATGTTAGGAATGTGTGAgccctgtgttctaggtgatcatcctagtgagggtgctagtctgggccacttcttaggcctttaaacgactagtctttttGGGAGAGCATTAGTTTGCATTTCTCCGAGAGTTTTGATGACATTCTTTTCAGAAGGATTTCTCAGCAAGACCGCCTTGCagtgaatttttcatttaatgtttaaaacATGCTACACGGTGCGTCTAGGCTCTAGACGTCTTTACAATGCATATAATCTAGACAAGTGTcaatctagaaaaagtacttcttgaggttatccgcattccaagtacgcaaaatcggacgtccctgcatgtcttggatccggtatgttccgtctcgaacctcctcgtagatctcatacggaccttcccaagtaggggtgagtttcccttgttcattggcgcgtccgacggcttccattttcctaagcacaaaatctccaactttaagtattcttctagaaacccttttgttgtatTCCCTTGTCATGCGGAGTTTGTATAGCTGCTGTCGTAGAGCCGCATTCCCTCTggtttctggtaagaaatccaaggccgccttcatcatttcccaattggcatcttcattaaacaacatgacgcgcagggtgggttcgcacatttcaatgggtaggacggcttcagccccataggctaacaagaatggtgtttctcctgtggaattttttgccatggtccgtatagaccataaaacattgggtaactcgtcggcccataaaccctttgcctcatcaagtttcttcttcatcccttcagagataatCTTGTTGAATGCCTCTACTTGCCCGTTAGCTTGGGGCGTCCTACTGATGAAAAACAtgctgtgataccatggtcGGCCAACCACTCTTCTaatttgggcgtcttgaattgtggcccattgTCGAAGACGATAGACTGCGGTacgccaaatcttgtgattatgtttttccagatgaatgctctcacatcctgtgccttagtgttctttaaagcctcagcttctacccatttagtgaagtaatcgacGGCTACTATTACATAACGCAGTCCTCCTGGCGCCGTCGTATAGGGTcctaataagtccatcccccatttggcaaaaggtatagggctggtgattggcgtcagtttctgtgctggtcgtcgaattaggtgagcaaatcgttggcatTTATCACAACGCTTGACCATATTGAGggcgtcttctttgagagtgggccaatagtatccagttcttaaagttttttcggtcagggccctccctcctatgtgggagctacataatccctgatgaagatcttccagtacctcttgccccttctcgggggttacACAGCGGAGAAGTGGCCGTGAGAAGGCCTTTTTGTATAGTGTTCCATTCCATATCTCAAACCATGTAcatttcttttgtaatctttctACCTGCTTGGGATCCtcagggagtactccattcattttgaagttgataatgtcatccatccaggtggctgTTCGATCCAAGATGTCTATTCTCGAGGCGTCAATGCTTTTGGActgttttacctcccagaatACATGACGTGGGGTGTCGCAGGATGCTGAGCTTGCCAGTTTAGATAAAGCGTCTGCCTTGTTGTTTTCAGACCGGGGGATGTGTTTTACTTCAAAGTTAGACAGCTGTTGGGCTTCTTGGCGGACTTTTTCCAAATATCTTATCATGGCCTCGTCCTTAGCCTCATACTCTCCTTTGACCTGACTGACAATTAATTGCGAGTCAGACAAAACGAGGACGTCTGCTGCCCCTGCGGCTCTGCTCATCTGAATTCCACATATCAGGGCTTCGTATTCGGCTTCGTTGTTTGATGCCTGAAAGTTGAATCGCATTGTATATTCATAGATATCTCCTTCTGGTGACTCACAGATAATGCCGGCTCCTGACCCCTTCTGAGTAGCAGAGCCGTCCACATGCACTATCCACtgagttttttcatttttcaaataaggtggcttggtcagttccgcgatgaagtcagcaaatgcctgtccctttattgccttccTTGGTTCATATGAGATATCAAACGCGTGAAGCTCAATTGCCCAATTGAGCATTCTTCCTGACGCTTCAAGGTTGGTGAAAGGTCGCTTAAGCGGTTGATCCGTGTATACCACCAATCGATGGGCCAAGAAatatggacgaagcttcttactagccaagaacagagTAAAACCAAAATTTTCGACcgttggatatttgagttcagCATTTTGCAACATGTGACTGACAAAGTACACAGGTAGTTGcgttccctccctctctgtaaGCAAGACGGCGCTTAGCGCATATTCTGAGATGGCAAGATACAGATACAAAACTTCCCCCAAGAGGGGGCTGACCAGCTGTGGCAAGGTGTGCAGATGTTCTTTTAGACGGAGGAGGGCAGCCTCAGCTTGCGTCGTCCACTCAAACTGGGTCCCCTTTTTGATGGTACTGAAATAGTAGTGACACTTGTCTGCAGCTCTAGATAAGAATCGTCCCAAGGCGGCGAGACATCCAGTGAGGCGTTGCACGTCTTTAACCGTCCTTGGCGACATCATATCAATGACCGCTTGCACTTTGTCCGGATTTGcttcaatgcccctttcgtcaatcaggaagccaaggaacttgccagaagataccccaaatatgcacttcttgggattgagtctcatctGGTATGTCCTGACGGTTTCAAAGGTTTCTCTCAAGTCGTCAAGGTGATCCTTCTTctgcttgctttttacaatcatgtcgtcaatataggcttctatatACCTCCCCAGCTGCTTTACGAAAACTGTGTTTATCAACCATTGAAAGGTAGCAGGGgcattttttaaaccgaacggcattactttgtagcagtacaatccttgttcTGTGACGAAAGACGTCTTCTCCTGATCTTCGGGCCATAATGGAATTTGGTGgaatccggagtaggcgtccatgaagctcatcatggcatgtccaGCAGTGGAGTCGACGAGTCGGTCTATCTTCGGCAGTGGGAAGCtgtctttagggcatgctttatTGAGATCAGTGTAATCAACGCACATTCTCCACATCTTattgggcttgggtaccagGACTACGTTGGCTACCCAGTCTGGGTACTGGCATGGGCGTATGAAGTCTGCATCCATTAGTTTCTTGACCTCGGCAGCGGcggccaaatttcttgcttctccatgattcaTTTTCTTTTGTCGTACTGGCTTCACAGTACTGTCCACATTCAACTTATGCACGGCCACCGCCGGGTTTATACCGGGCATCTCCTCTACTGTGAAGGCAAATATCTCCTTATATTCTTGGAGTAGCTGCACTAACGCTGCTGACATAGGGTCGTCAGGGTGGACCCCAATGGGGACTGTTCGAGACGGATCCGCTAAGTCCAGAATTACATCATaaagtgctcccactggctcatgtcgtctttctgcattgtGCTCTGTCGGAATTTTCCGGGTTTTACGGCGACTCGCTAGAGGTTTAGTTTGTTCCTTTCCCTTCGGAGAAGCTCCCCAGGCCGTTGGCTCCAACGTCGACAAGTAACAATCCCTGGCCAACTGTTGATTTCCATAGAGGGATCCAACGCGTCCGTTGCTTCCAACAAATTTTACCAATAGTAAATGAGGGACGATCACAGCTTTtaggtcgttgagtgttggacgaccaagtatgatgttgaatgtggTGAGATTTGCCACTATTATAAACCGGCCTGATGGCAACTTCTTTGACTACTGGGGGAACTCCAAAAGAAACCGGCGGCAAAATGGAACCGATTGGACGAACGATGCTCCCCccgaatcctaccaagggcccGTAAACTTGCTCTATGTCTCCTGGATTGTGCCTTAATTTCCGCAGGcattgcagactgattatgtcAGACGAGCTTCCCGTATCCACCAGTACTCTCTTTACCTTAAGATTAGCCACCTTAACCTCAATAACCAGAGGATCATCATCATATGGTGTGGCCGCCCTTCTATAGTCGTCTTCGGAAATTTCTACAGAGGGTAGGTTCCTCTGTGCTGGGCGAAGATGAGGTGGGCCTTTTTGTCGTCCctccttacatggttctcctgcCGCTATCCCTCCGGATATTACCATAATTCTTTCATTTGTGTACTTAGAGGTGGGGCTCGCTCCTTCATGTGCATCCTCTAGATGGACGTACTGGCGAAGGTGCCCTTCAGTCACGCGATCAgttaatatcttcctcaacatccgGCAACTTTGAGTGTCATGCCCTTCGTCGTTGTGAAAAGCACAGAAAGGTACTTGTGGGCAGGAGGTGGACGATCGTCGGGGAGACAGTTCTATTCCCAAACTTGGTCCTTCTGCAAGAAGGATCTCGTCAAGGGCCGTATTGAACTTAAAGGGACCTCTAGAGGACGTCCTCCTTCGCCCCCTTTTTTCTTCGGAGCTACAGCCATTCTTCCTTCGGGCGACGCTCTCATGCTGTCTTACAGGAGCCCCTAGAGAGTAACGGTCCGCGTTTTTCTTCTGCAAGATTCGTCTCGTCCTTCTTCCCGGACGAACCTCCTTGACATGCCGACTAGCTTCCTCCAGGTTGCGCCTCCTCATAGGCGAGTCAGAATCTTCTGACCGAAACTCTACCATCCTACCATTATCATGCTTAGGATTGACCCCGTGAGGACCATCCAGCAAGGGTCGAACAGGAATGACGGCCGCAGGCTGGCTAGCTGCCGCGTCACATTGAGTGTTGGACCCGTGCTTAAACACTCCTTTTCTGGCTGGGAGTTCTGATTTACCCTTGGTTTTTCCGCAGTCAGTTGgaagttcagccatgacactgtacctccccacagacggcgccaaatgttgtgggaacttttacggtgctgatgtgGCACGCGCTCCTTGGAGGTATTAAGTATgacttggcacgaacttctggcaacctgcaaaacaagaatattcccgtaggaatattccctccgatgcttaagtaagtataagctagagagataagtgatttgtagagagaaggcagagcaaagacaagtttgttgtggttgggcaagaattgaatgcccttttaacttgggatctgagctttttatagtgctagggttccttggggactgcaccctcaaccctaactatgggacacgtgccccttggggatttaggacacgtggccttTGTCCTGCAATGATGGTCCTCCCATATTTGGACCGGCTTTTAAAGAtaatgggctttgcccaatgggGCTTTGTCTTTATTCTGGTGGAGTAGCAGggctttgggccttctttccagACCTGGGCCCATCTGATCAGTGTGAGTTCGTAGgctgcctctttgggctttgtgggagatttgttcaagcccacatcattaatagtttgacaattttataaaagggtgatgaaagcgattaaatcatatgagggacacattacaacgcacccttgagaggtacgtcacgattcttagaaaactaaccacttggctttgctatttctccttttatttaacgaatctcgggtttccaagcaatgttccagtatttaggcttaattcatcagctacaaggggcaagATGCGttttgttcgacttttgggtcgattgcgacagaacgcgagatcaatttcgcagcgtgaggattaggcttagggttggagtcaatactcagattatgaattgtgtgttgtgttcacgtcggttttgaggctatatttatagggaaagagtttgtggaaagatagatctttagaatacgaatcgaaaaagaattcggagacgacacggccccaggtattttcagcgcccagggctgggcgccgaagatttcggcgcccagacccaggcgttgaaaataggatctgggccgagccttttgtcagatctggactcttaatcacggagaTTTTGatacttatccgagtttcttagtgcgtattaaattatgacggaatgcgtctgggcccgttacgaattctaggttcgttagggatttagttaatacgtaactcttattttcgaattataataggactagaattccttttgccaattctatctcttttaggacttatgttggagtgcaacacctaattctgacagatttctatcttttatgactttgccacttttaacaactacttcttacgacagttactattcttagcaggtttctataaatagcagttttggctgaaatgaaagggtgattgagattcgttatttttataggagatgcgttgccaaatggagatttatgttctcatcatcgaaccttccctttcgggaatggggacaaaagtaggtgtctacagttagccccaacTTTGACCGAgccttggagtaagacgatggtcaaagtattagacggagtgcgtcatacaagccatggtgtatgtgacctgttttgcgagggtctcacgagcccccgagtgataacatttgactt encodes:
- the LOC130471347 gene encoding uncharacterized protein; the protein is MAELPTDCGKTKGKSELPARKGVFKHGSNTQCDAAASQPAAVIPVRPLLDGPHGVNPKHDNGRMVEFRSEDSDSPMRRRNLEEASRHVKEVRPGRRTRRILQKKNADRYSLGAPVRQHESVARRKNGCSSEEKRGRRRTSSRGPFKFNTALDEILLAEGPSLGIELSPRRSSTSCPQVPFCAFHNDEGHDTQSCRMLRKILTDRVTEGHLRQYVHLEDAHEGASPTSKYTNERIMVISGGIAAGEPCKEGRQKGPPHLRPAQRNLPSVEISEDDYRRAATPYDDDPLVIEVKVANLKVKRVLVDTGSSSDIISLQCLRKLRHNPGDIEQVYGPLVGFGGSIVRPIGSILPPVSFGVPPVVKEVAISNGRVGSLYGNQQLARDCYLSTLEPTAWGASPKGKEQTKPLASRRKTRKIPTEHNAERRHEPVGALYDVILDLADPSRTVPIGVHPDDPMSAALVQLLQEYKEIFAFTVEEMPGINPAVAVHKLNVDSTVKPVRQKKMNHGEARNLAAAAEVKKLMDADFIRPCQYPDWVANVVLVPKPNKMWRMCVDYTDLNKACPKDSFPLPKIDRLVDSTAGHAMMSFMDAYSGFHQIPLWPEDQEKTSFVTEQGLYCYKVMPFGLKNAPATFQWLINTVFVKQLGRYIEAYIDDMIVKSKQKKDHLDDLRETFETVRTYQMRLNPKKGIEANPDKVQAVIDMMSPRTVKDVQRLTGCLAALGRFLSRAADKCHYYFSTIKKGTQFEWTTQAEAALLRLKEHLHTLPQLVSPLLGEVLYLYLAISEYALSAVLLTEREGTQLPVYFVSHMLQNAELKYPTVENFGFTLFLASKKLRPYFLAHRLVVYTDQPLKRPFTNLEASGRMLNWAIELHAFDISYEPRKWIVHVDGSATQKGSGAGIICESPEGDIYEYTMRFNFQASNNEAEYEALICGIQMSRAAGAADVLVLSDSQLIVSQVKGEYEAKDEAMIRYLEKVRQEAQQLSNFEVKHIPRSENNKADALSKLASSASCDTPRHVFWEVERLQKKCTWFEIWNGTLYKKAFSRPLLRCVTPEKGQEAVLLRNPSEKNVIKTLGEMQTNALPKRLVV